The Exiguobacterium mexicanum genome includes a window with the following:
- a CDS encoding DUF1877 family protein, with the protein METTHYIRISPEVWVSFGQDPEMILDWLLHVHAQQRDTYETLTLPNIERFQKILGQIEVYIDGDDTYNLEMAVIGEELIVNEKQAVVVGILTPQLLHIVKDAMNAFTKEGVADMAFVDHEGLDDVWLKWTLLKRFCEEAIERDELVLIYYE; encoded by the coding sequence ATGGAGACGACACATTATATACGCATTTCCCCAGAAGTATGGGTCTCGTTCGGGCAAGACCCGGAAATGATTTTAGATTGGCTGTTGCACGTTCACGCTCAACAGCGTGACACGTATGAGACGTTGACGCTCCCGAACATTGAACGGTTCCAAAAAATTCTCGGGCAAATCGAAGTCTATATCGATGGGGATGACACGTATAACTTGGAGATGGCGGTCATTGGAGAAGAGTTGATCGTCAACGAGAAGCAGGCGGTCGTCGTCGGGATTTTGACGCCGCAACTGCTCCATATCGTCAAAGACGCGATGAACGCGTTCACGAAAGAGGGTGTCGCCGACATGGCGTTCGTCGACCATGAAGGCCTCGATGATGTATGGCTCAAATGGACGTTGTTGAAACGATTCTGCGAAGAAGCGATTGAACGGGATGAGCTCGTGTTGATTTATTATGAGTAA
- a CDS encoding alanine/glycine:cation symporter family protein, protein MEKFVEGLVSSANDLLWSSVLIVVLVALGLYFTVRMGFVQFRMLPEMFRLLFKDGMKREKGQVSSFQAFAIGTAARVGTGNIAGVATAIALGGPGAVFWMWLIALIGSASAFVESTLAQVYKIRDGRTWRGGPAYYMERALGQRWLGILFAILITFSFGFAFNSVQSNTISLSMSNQFGVSTTTVGLVLAVVTAIVIFGGIQSIAVLSSIIVPVMAGGYILLAGWVMISNASLLPEVFGLIFSEGVFGLQQLFGGAIGAMVLQGIRRGLFSNEAGMGSAPNAAATAEVSHPVKQGLIQSFSVFVDTLLVCTSTAMIILLSGVAGSESFAGVELTQAALTAEIGPMATSFLTIAIFLFAFSSILGNYYYGETNIQFISDKKIYVTLYRIGVVGMVLFGAVRSAGLVWSIADVFMGLMALVNLYAIFRLAKVARLVLDDYLEQRRQGDDPVFYADSIDNLPGREYIEAWETVEEEEVKTGTIRS, encoded by the coding sequence ATGGAGAAGTTCGTAGAAGGTCTCGTTTCATCAGCCAACGACTTGCTTTGGTCATCAGTGCTAATCGTTGTCCTTGTCGCCTTAGGTTTGTACTTCACCGTCCGGATGGGGTTTGTCCAGTTCCGGATGTTGCCTGAAATGTTCCGCCTCTTGTTCAAAGACGGCATGAAACGTGAAAAAGGCCAAGTCTCGTCATTCCAAGCGTTCGCGATCGGGACAGCAGCCCGCGTCGGAACGGGTAACATCGCCGGTGTCGCGACAGCAATCGCGCTCGGAGGTCCAGGAGCCGTCTTTTGGATGTGGCTCATCGCCCTCATCGGATCGGCTTCGGCGTTCGTAGAAAGCACGCTCGCACAAGTCTACAAGATTCGGGACGGACGCACATGGCGTGGAGGCCCGGCGTACTATATGGAGCGCGCCCTCGGTCAACGTTGGCTGGGGATCTTGTTCGCAATTCTCATCACGTTCTCGTTCGGATTCGCCTTCAACTCGGTGCAGTCGAACACAATCTCGCTCTCGATGAGCAATCAGTTCGGCGTGAGCACGACGACAGTCGGTCTCGTCTTGGCCGTCGTCACAGCAATCGTCATCTTCGGTGGGATTCAGTCGATCGCCGTGCTCTCGAGTATCATCGTCCCGGTCATGGCCGGTGGCTATATCTTGCTCGCAGGATGGGTCATGATTTCAAACGCATCATTATTGCCGGAAGTGTTCGGTTTGATCTTCTCAGAAGGCGTGTTCGGTCTGCAGCAACTGTTCGGCGGTGCCATCGGAGCGATGGTGCTCCAAGGAATTCGTCGCGGTCTCTTCTCGAACGAAGCCGGAATGGGTTCTGCCCCGAACGCGGCGGCGACAGCGGAAGTATCGCACCCGGTCAAGCAAGGCTTGATTCAATCGTTCAGCGTCTTCGTTGATACGCTTCTCGTCTGTACGTCGACAGCGATGATCATCTTGTTGTCAGGTGTAGCCGGATCGGAGTCGTTCGCAGGTGTTGAATTGACACAAGCGGCGCTTACGGCTGAGATTGGTCCGATGGCGACATCGTTCCTCACGATCGCGATTTTCTTGTTCGCGTTCAGCTCGATTCTTGGAAACTACTACTACGGCGAGACGAACATCCAGTTCATCTCGGATAAAAAGATTTACGTCACGCTCTACCGCATCGGTGTCGTCGGTATGGTCCTCTTCGGAGCCGTCCGTTCGGCCGGTCTCGTCTGGTCGATTGCGGACGTGTTCATGGGCCTTATGGCGCTCGTCAACTTGTATGCGATTTTCCGTCTCGCGAAAGTCGCTCGTCTCGTCCTCGACGATTACTTGGAGCAACGCCGTCAAGGTGATGACCCGGTATTTTACGCCGATTCGATCGACAACTTGCCAGGCCGCGAGTACATCGAGGCTTGGGAGACGGTAGAAGAGGAAGAAGTCAAGACAGGCACGATTCGTTCATAA
- a CDS encoding rhodanese-like domain-containing protein, whose translation MKASALKRQMDFEVPVHIVDVRERDEFQEAHIAGASNYPLSEISEWIETLDPEEEYIVLCRSGARSTQATWQMEAKGYKVINIEDGLMSWPGEVVKGGNEQ comes from the coding sequence ATGAAAGCATCTGCTTTAAAACGTCAAATGGATTTTGAAGTACCAGTGCACATCGTCGACGTTCGTGAACGTGACGAGTTCCAAGAAGCGCACATTGCTGGCGCGAGCAATTATCCGCTATCTGAAATTTCGGAATGGATCGAGACACTCGACCCTGAAGAAGAATACATCGTTCTCTGCCGTTCAGGTGCTCGCAGCACGCAAGCAACTTGGCAAATGGAAGCGAAAGGTTATAAAGTGATCAATATAGAAGATGGCTTGATGAGCTGGCCTGGTGAAGTCGTCAAAGGAGGAAATGAGCAATGA
- a CDS encoding metal-sensitive transcriptional regulator yields the protein MEQYQYDAKVLNRMKRVEGQIRAIIRMMEEGKECRDVVTQLSAARSALDRASTIIVAKNLEQCIITAQEDGEDTSETVEEAIKMLMKR from the coding sequence ATGGAACAGTATCAATACGATGCGAAAGTATTGAACCGGATGAAACGAGTCGAAGGACAAATCCGGGCCATCATCCGTATGATGGAAGAAGGGAAAGAGTGCCGCGACGTCGTGACGCAGTTGAGCGCGGCTCGTTCGGCACTCGACCGTGCTTCGACCATCATCGTCGCGAAGAACTTGGAGCAGTGCATCATCACCGCCCAAGAAGATGGCGAAGATACGTCAGAAACCGTCGAAGAAGCCATCAAAATGTTGATGAAACGCTAG
- a CDS encoding YbjN domain-containing protein gives MNFEEKVESFKALVAERNMTFKESETETHVTFLTRETTKSGAQPVMIIAFNKKTTDAELYAATVTHVPDYVEDLPILNALNEFNQEFKYFRCVLDSDRDVTLASTLDLDLGFSPEIILQHSFMMFQAADEVNEYMQKLYTQVQ, from the coding sequence GTGAACTTCGAAGAAAAAGTAGAATCATTTAAAGCGCTCGTCGCTGAACGCAATATGACGTTCAAAGAGAGCGAGACTGAAACGCACGTCACATTCTTGACGCGTGAAACGACTAAATCCGGGGCTCAGCCCGTTATGATTATCGCCTTCAATAAAAAGACGACGGATGCGGAACTTTATGCCGCAACAGTCACACACGTGCCGGACTACGTGGAAGACCTACCGATTCTTAACGCCTTGAACGAGTTCAACCAAGAATTCAAATACTTCCGTTGCGTACTCGATAGCGACCGTGATGTCACGCTCGCCTCGACGCTCGACCTCGACCTCGGCTTCTCGCCAGAGATCATCTTGCAACATTCATTCATGATGTTCCAAGCGGCCGATGAAGTGAACGAGTACATGCAGAAGTTGTATACGCAAGTCCAATAA
- a CDS encoding DUF4003 family protein codes for MMIRYTLYLEALEGIRGATKWFTDDFRRLMAINYAMHDTPFDSGRFEHAQAVLKQKTGMFSKFRGSTNFVWLSFLDAKYEDIEPAIDEALRLDTLLDRKHFRFSMLRPFIASQLINVDEPERRLDEASALYQTFKRNHPWLTSEEDLLSALVLVQAFDDHVALNERIETYYEALKAELPRSNELQLVSHLLAFSDLPSDEVINRLLEWRTRLQGQTIAVKNEHLPALALLAIVAAPNDNDERDLIEITNAEKEKHRWFHTHALTVTLQLVAANNIKEDASDLLLHGTFAHLLAMQQAATAATTVAIISSSASSN; via the coding sequence ATGATGATACGTTACACCCTTTACCTCGAAGCACTCGAAGGAATCAGGGGAGCGACAAAGTGGTTCACTGACGATTTCCGACGTTTGATGGCTATCAACTACGCCATGCACGATACCCCGTTCGATTCGGGACGGTTCGAACACGCTCAAGCGGTTCTGAAACAGAAGACCGGCATGTTCTCGAAATTTCGCGGCAGTACTAATTTTGTCTGGCTGTCGTTTCTCGATGCCAAGTACGAAGACATCGAACCGGCCATCGACGAGGCACTCCGGCTCGATACGTTACTCGACCGGAAGCACTTCCGCTTCAGTATGTTACGGCCCTTTATCGCGAGCCAACTGATCAACGTCGATGAGCCCGAGCGCCGGCTCGATGAGGCAAGCGCACTCTATCAAACGTTCAAACGAAACCATCCTTGGCTGACGAGCGAAGAAGACCTTCTGTCTGCCCTCGTCCTCGTTCAAGCGTTTGATGACCATGTTGCGCTAAATGAACGAATCGAGACGTATTACGAAGCGTTGAAAGCCGAGTTGCCCCGCTCAAACGAGCTCCAACTCGTCTCCCATCTACTTGCTTTTAGCGACTTGCCTTCAGACGAGGTCATCAACCGCCTGCTCGAGTGGCGCACACGGCTCCAAGGACAAACAATCGCTGTCAAAAACGAGCATCTGCCAGCGCTCGCCCTCTTGGCCATCGTTGCGGCTCCGAACGACAACGACGAGCGCGACCTGATCGAAATCACGAACGCCGAGAAGGAAAAGCATCGCTGGTTCCACACCCACGCGTTGACGGTCACCCTGCAACTCGTCGCGGCAAACAACATCAAGGAAGACGCGAGCGATTTACTGTTACACGGGACGTTCGCCCACCTGCTCGCCATGCAACAGGCAGCAACGGCCGCGACGACTGTCGCCATCATCTCTAGCAGCGCTTCAAGCAATTAA
- a CDS encoding YwiC-like family protein → MTWMIPKQHGAWSMLILPFLLGGIVGGWTLAHIPFAIAWLFVYMGTFFLFQYIKQRKKSKELLRTVVTYLTIATVAAVPVFLSEWRLVWFVLAMIPFGLVNAYFAKIKDERNVWNDVSAVTSFCIGGMASYYLGARVLDETMMWMFVLPYLYFLGSIFFVKTMIREKKSLFYRNVSWGYHSLLVAIFIAFGYPVLALAYAPSLVRAVAFYGKKIPIMKIGIVEIANSVFVLGCLSWYLFS, encoded by the coding sequence ATGACATGGATGATTCCAAAACAGCACGGCGCCTGGTCGATGCTGATCTTACCGTTCTTACTCGGCGGTATCGTCGGAGGGTGGACGCTCGCGCACATCCCGTTCGCGATCGCTTGGTTGTTCGTTTATATGGGCACGTTTTTCTTGTTCCAATACATCAAGCAACGGAAGAAGTCTAAGGAACTGTTGCGTACGGTCGTGACGTATTTGACGATTGCCACCGTCGCCGCCGTCCCGGTGTTTCTGTCCGAGTGGCGTCTCGTCTGGTTCGTCCTCGCGATGATCCCGTTCGGACTCGTCAACGCCTATTTCGCCAAAATCAAAGACGAGCGCAACGTCTGGAACGACGTCAGCGCCGTCACTTCATTTTGTATCGGCGGGATGGCGAGTTATTATCTCGGGGCACGGGTCTTGGACGAGACAATGATGTGGATGTTCGTCTTGCCGTACTTATATTTCCTCGGAAGTATCTTTTTCGTCAAGACGATGATTCGAGAGAAAAAAAGTCTATTTTATCGAAACGTATCATGGGGGTATCACTCCTTGCTTGTCGCCATCTTCATCGCGTTCGGCTATCCGGTTTTGGCACTCGCTTACGCGCCAAGTCTCGTCCGGGCGGTCGCGTTCTACGGCAAAAAGATCCCCATCATGAAGATCGGGATCGTCGAAATCGCCAACTCGGTGTTCGTGCTCGGTTGTCTCAGCTGGTATTTATTTTCTTAA
- a CDS encoding YitT family protein, whose translation MKRVATIVLGTLIMAFGYYYLNEQFGLAEGGFVGLALLGRYLFDIDPAISMIVLDIPFFLIALWWKGWRFVGQAVLAAASLSLSYAMWDRLDLLTFDIQVWPATLFAAIASGIVTGYGLGLVLKSGGATGGDDLFALGLSKWTGVSVGTILIIFDVLVLAISLIYLPLSNALYTLLAVSIAGRVVTKMLTDDVVEVTVPSVTKLKTKNDLA comes from the coding sequence ATGAAACGAGTTGCTACCATAGTGCTCGGAACGCTAATCATGGCGTTCGGTTATTATTATTTGAATGAACAGTTTGGTTTGGCAGAAGGGGGCTTCGTCGGGCTAGCATTGCTCGGCCGCTATTTATTTGATATCGATCCAGCGATCTCGATGATCGTGCTCGATATCCCCTTCTTTTTAATCGCCCTTTGGTGGAAAGGCTGGCGCTTCGTCGGACAAGCCGTGCTTGCCGCCGCGTCGTTATCGCTCAGTTATGCGATGTGGGACCGATTGGATTTACTCACATTCGACATTCAAGTCTGGCCGGCAACGTTGTTTGCCGCCATCGCGAGCGGGATTGTGACCGGTTACGGTCTCGGTCTTGTCTTGAAGTCAGGCGGCGCGACCGGAGGCGACGATTTATTCGCCCTCGGCCTATCGAAATGGACCGGCGTATCGGTCGGGACGATTCTCATCATATTTGATGTCCTCGTTTTGGCGATCTCGCTCATCTATTTGCCGCTGTCGAACGCGCTTTACACGCTTCTCGCGGTCTCGATCGCAGGTCGTGTCGTCACGAAAATGTTGACGGACGATGTGGTCGAAGTAACCGTGCCAAGTGTGACCAAACTAAAAACAAAAAACGATCTCGCGTGA
- a CDS encoding MMPL family transporter: MERLGQALVRWRYAVVLIWTVLLAVSVYFGLQLPSELRGNGFAIQDGRFAQVEDTLNDRFDRASASMIVLLEGGDLDMVIEQQRDRLVEVDGVDGVITPAENPEARDGDVAYLLLEFEDYDTAETSIEDVRSALIRDTDTDVRLTGEPVFADDLNEASKNDLIRAELIGIPVALLVLLLVFGTPLAAFMPLFVGLITFIVAAGSLFFFAQTMELSIFVLNAVAMIAIALGIDFSLLLVNRYREELAKGKSREAAIVRTVATAGRSILFSGLCVFVGLAGLLFIQVDVFQAIALGALIAVAGAVLSALTLLPSALYIVGDTINKGRLVKTNETRSEVRWQKLARFVMRRPVTMTLVALLLLLPSLWFVRDLELNIPDADALPTSYESRAALERWDDVFGETSTDAVLLFETNDLTDSMILDELTALTDELSEDPIVDNVTTFLTASGLEPAEFQQLAEAAPEQLEAFERLVTLEGNTDLALVNVSFDVPPSDKDAQAFVRDWRENGFDVGGPAAFNEEIYEEIYDSIPYAVVTVILATMVILMWAFRSVLIPIKAIIMNVLGLGATFGLLVIIFESGYVYDAETISILTPVFIFSLVFGLSMDYEVFLVSRIEEYYRETGDNDYATEMGLAKTSKIITSAAVIMIVVTGAFAFTGVSPIKQLGVGIALAIFIDATIIRILLVPSLMKMFGDWNWWWFGKKDLPKRNLH; encoded by the coding sequence ATGGAACGATTAGGACAAGCGTTAGTCCGATGGCGCTACGCTGTCGTGTTGATTTGGACGGTGTTGCTCGCGGTATCGGTATATTTCGGATTACAGTTGCCAAGTGAACTGCGCGGCAATGGATTTGCGATTCAAGACGGGCGCTTCGCCCAAGTGGAAGATACGTTGAACGACCGGTTCGACCGGGCCAGTGCCTCGATGATCGTCTTGTTGGAAGGTGGTGACCTTGATATGGTCATCGAGCAGCAACGCGATCGACTCGTCGAAGTCGATGGGGTCGATGGCGTGATCACGCCAGCCGAGAATCCGGAGGCACGCGATGGGGACGTCGCCTATTTATTGCTCGAGTTCGAGGACTACGATACGGCCGAGACGTCGATTGAAGACGTCCGCAGCGCCTTGATTCGAGATACGGATACAGACGTGCGATTGACCGGAGAGCCGGTCTTCGCGGATGACTTGAACGAGGCGTCAAAGAATGACTTGATTCGGGCCGAGTTGATTGGGATCCCGGTCGCGCTGCTCGTGCTCTTGCTCGTCTTCGGGACGCCGCTCGCCGCATTTATGCCATTATTCGTCGGTTTAATCACGTTCATCGTGGCAGCGGGTTCGCTATTCTTCTTTGCCCAAACGATGGAACTGTCTATTTTCGTGTTGAATGCGGTCGCGATGATTGCCATCGCGCTCGGCATTGATTTCTCCTTATTGCTCGTCAACCGGTACCGGGAAGAGCTCGCGAAAGGGAAGTCACGTGAGGCGGCCATCGTCCGAACGGTCGCGACGGCTGGACGATCGATTCTATTCTCAGGACTTTGCGTCTTCGTCGGACTGGCTGGGTTGTTGTTCATCCAAGTCGATGTGTTCCAAGCGATTGCCCTCGGTGCGTTGATTGCCGTCGCCGGTGCGGTCTTGTCCGCGCTCACGTTGTTGCCGTCTGCCCTGTACATCGTCGGAGACACGATCAATAAAGGACGGCTCGTCAAGACGAATGAGACACGTTCTGAAGTGCGGTGGCAGAAGTTGGCCCGCTTCGTCATGAGACGTCCCGTCACGATGACGCTCGTCGCGCTCTTGCTGCTACTGCCAAGCCTCTGGTTCGTCCGTGACCTCGAACTGAACATCCCGGACGCCGATGCGCTCCCGACCTCGTACGAGTCACGGGCCGCCCTTGAGCGGTGGGACGACGTGTTCGGAGAGACGTCGACCGATGCGGTGCTCTTGTTTGAGACGAATGACTTGACCGATTCGATGATTCTCGATGAATTGACCGCACTCACTGATGAGCTATCCGAGGATCCGATTGTCGACAACGTCACGACGTTCTTGACGGCATCCGGTCTCGAACCAGCCGAATTCCAACAACTCGCTGAAGCGGCACCAGAGCAACTTGAGGCGTTCGAACGTCTCGTCACGCTTGAAGGAAATACAGACCTTGCCCTCGTCAACGTCAGCTTTGACGTCCCGCCAAGTGATAAAGACGCGCAGGCGTTCGTCCGAGATTGGCGCGAGAACGGTTTTGACGTCGGGGGACCAGCCGCGTTCAACGAAGAAATTTATGAAGAGATTTATGACAGCATCCCGTATGCGGTCGTGACTGTCATCTTGGCGACGATGGTCATTCTCATGTGGGCGTTCCGCTCAGTCTTGATTCCAATTAAGGCGATTATCATGAACGTGCTCGGTCTCGGGGCGACGTTCGGTCTGCTCGTCATCATCTTCGAATCAGGCTACGTGTATGATGCCGAGACGATCAGTATCTTAACCCCGGTGTTCATCTTCTCGCTTGTGTTCGGCCTGTCGATGGACTATGAGGTGTTCCTCGTATCACGGATCGAGGAATATTATCGGGAGACCGGGGATAACGACTACGCGACGGAGATGGGACTCGCCAAGACGAGTAAAATCATCACGTCGGCTGCTGTGATCATGATCGTCGTCACGGGAGCGTTCGCCTTCACCGGCGTCAGTCCGATCAAACAGCTCGGGGTCGGGATCGCGCTCGCCATCTTCATCGACGCGACAATCATCCGCATCTTGCTCGTACCATCTTTGATGAAAATGTTCGGGGACTGGAACTGGTGGTGGTTCGGGAAGAAAGATTTACCGAAACGTAATCTACACTAA
- a CDS encoding YycC family protein gives MRPLQLSPETAVELAKKLNVPLEELMHMPKHIIVKKMMELEAAKTETNEEKETE, from the coding sequence ATGCGCCCACTTCAACTCTCTCCCGAGACGGCGGTCGAGCTTGCTAAAAAGCTGAACGTTCCGCTCGAGGAGCTCATGCATATGCCAAAACACATCATCGTGAAGAAGATGATGGAACTGGAGGCAGCCAAAACTGAAACGAACGAGGAAAAGGAGACGGAATGA
- the pulA gene encoding type I pullulanase: protein MEHTIDQQTNVDLDHMAYHGKDLGVTFKGDIIRLRVWSPVAEEMTVKLYRTPRARKFERIELERAEKGTWVLELDRASFEGYFYVFEATVEGKRVESLDPYAKVVGVNGKRGCLLDPSALNPDHWVKERPLFHSSQEAVIYEAHVRDLTSHPDSGVMHRGKFLGMTEVGTKTPNGYPTALDYITALGVTHLQLMPFIDYGSVNESRESEANYNWGYDPVHYFAVEGSYASSADDPAARIIELKAMIQALHDRGIRVIMDVVFNHTYDALTTPLGQFVPDYYYRLNEDGTLADGSACGNDTASERAMMRKLIVECVSYWAKEFMIDGFRFDLMGLHDVKTMNQVRKALDRIDPSILVTGEGWDLDTPLSVRKKANQHNAHKMPRIAQFNDAIRDGVRGDVFIEDLPGWISGNADMTADVKRGIAGAVTSQSFADEPNQVVNYVECHDNLTLWDKLAVTNPDDDETTRRRRHRLATTIVMLGQGIPFLHSGQEFFRTKNGDENSFNSGEVVNRLDWTRAEQETPSVEYVKGLISLRKQYPLFRLENTEQIRKHLRFFDEEEGVIAFELSRHVEGYVERHLVYHNGLEEAVEVKLPAGKFEVHVEDHTVNLTAPRLLEERHVTVAPLSTLVVTERRPDYSKYAVAGGAALAILGLWYVAKKRKNKQQ, encoded by the coding sequence ATGGAACATACTATCGATCAACAGACAAATGTAGATTTAGACCATATGGCGTATCACGGCAAAGACCTCGGGGTGACGTTTAAAGGTGATATCATCCGGTTGCGGGTCTGGTCGCCAGTCGCCGAAGAGATGACCGTAAAACTATACCGGACGCCGCGGGCACGAAAGTTCGAACGGATTGAGCTCGAACGGGCCGAGAAAGGGACGTGGGTCCTTGAACTCGACCGCGCTTCATTCGAAGGATATTTTTACGTGTTTGAAGCTACCGTCGAAGGCAAACGTGTCGAGTCGCTCGATCCGTATGCGAAAGTCGTCGGTGTCAATGGGAAGCGCGGGTGTCTGCTCGACCCGTCAGCGCTCAACCCAGACCATTGGGTCAAAGAACGTCCGCTCTTCCACTCTTCACAAGAGGCGGTCATTTATGAAGCGCACGTCCGTGATTTGACGAGCCATCCCGACAGCGGCGTCATGCATCGTGGCAAATTCCTTGGGATGACCGAGGTCGGCACGAAAACGCCGAACGGCTATCCGACCGCGCTCGACTATATCACCGCGCTCGGCGTCACGCACCTCCAACTCATGCCGTTCATCGATTACGGTTCGGTGAACGAGTCGCGTGAGAGTGAGGCGAATTATAACTGGGGTTATGACCCGGTCCATTATTTCGCCGTCGAAGGTTCGTACGCCTCGTCTGCCGATGATCCGGCTGCTCGCATCATCGAGTTGAAGGCGATGATCCAGGCACTGCACGACCGTGGGATTCGTGTCATCATGGACGTCGTGTTCAACCATACGTATGATGCGTTGACGACACCGCTCGGTCAGTTTGTGCCCGATTACTATTACCGCTTGAACGAGGATGGAACGCTCGCCGATGGTTCGGCGTGTGGGAACGATACGGCTTCAGAGCGCGCGATGATGCGGAAGTTGATCGTCGAATGTGTCTCATACTGGGCGAAAGAGTTCATGATCGATGGCTTCCGCTTCGATTTGATGGGGCTCCATGACGTCAAGACGATGAACCAAGTCCGGAAAGCACTCGATCGCATCGACCCATCGATTCTCGTCACCGGAGAAGGTTGGGATCTCGACACGCCGCTCTCGGTCCGCAAGAAAGCGAACCAGCATAACGCCCATAAGATGCCACGTATCGCCCAGTTCAACGACGCGATTCGCGACGGCGTCCGTGGGGACGTGTTCATCGAGGACTTGCCAGGCTGGATCAGCGGCAACGCGGATATGACGGCGGACGTCAAGCGCGGCATTGCCGGCGCGGTGACAAGTCAGAGTTTTGCCGATGAACCGAACCAAGTCGTGAACTACGTTGAGTGTCATGACAACTTGACGCTTTGGGACAAGCTCGCCGTCACGAACCCGGACGATGACGAGACGACACGTCGTCGCCGGCATCGCCTCGCGACAACGATCGTCATGCTCGGTCAAGGCATCCCATTCTTGCATAGCGGTCAAGAGTTCTTCCGAACAAAAAATGGGGACGAGAACAGCTTCAACTCGGGTGAGGTCGTCAACCGTTTGGACTGGACACGGGCCGAGCAGGAGACACCGAGCGTCGAATACGTGAAAGGATTGATCAGTCTGCGGAAACAATATCCGTTGTTCCGTCTCGAGAACACGGAGCAGATTCGCAAACATTTGCGCTTCTTCGATGAAGAAGAAGGGGTGATCGCCTTTGAACTGAGTCGCCACGTCGAAGGGTATGTCGAACGTCATCTCGTCTACCATAACGGGCTCGAGGAAGCGGTCGAGGTGAAGTTGCCGGCCGGTAAGTTCGAGGTCCACGTTGAAGACCATACCGTCAATTTGACAGCGCCGCGCCTCCTTGAAGAACGACACGTCACGGTCGCACCGCTCTCGACGCTCGTCGTGACGGAACGCCGCCCGGATTACAGCAAATATGCGGTCGCCGGCGGGGCTGCCCTTGCGATCCTTGGTCTCTGGTACGTCGCGAAAAAACGCAAGAACAAACAGCAGTAA
- a CDS encoding YajQ family cyclic di-GMP-binding protein, producing MAKDNSFDIVSEMNLEEVKNAIQIAEKEILNRYDFKGSKSEMSLDNGDLVLVSDDDYKLEQLKDVLISKLIKRGVPTKNLDYQKIERALGGTVRQRVKLKSGIDKDDAKKINNAIKESKLKVKSQIQDDQIRVTAKSRDDLQAVMQLVRELELSVDAQFTNYR from the coding sequence ATGGCAAAAGACAATTCTTTTGATATTGTGTCAGAAATGAACCTGGAAGAAGTGAAGAACGCGATCCAAATCGCCGAGAAAGAAATTTTAAACCGTTACGACTTTAAAGGATCGAAGAGTGAGATGTCACTCGACAACGGCGACCTCGTCCTCGTATCGGATGACGACTACAAGCTCGAGCAATTGAAGGACGTCCTGATCTCGAAATTGATCAAGCGCGGCGTGCCGACGAAAAACCTCGACTACCAAAAAATCGAGCGCGCCCTCGGTGGCACCGTCCGTCAGCGCGTCAAGTTGAAGAGCGGCATCGATAAAGACGATGCGAAAAAAATCAACAACGCCATTAAAGAATCAAAATTGAAAGTGAAGTCGCAAATCCAAGACGATCAAATCCGTGTGACGGCCAAGTCACGCGATGACCTCCAAGCCGTCATGCAGCTCGTCCGTGAGCTCGAATTGTCTGTCGATGCCCAATTTACGAACTACCGATGA
- a CDS encoding metallophosphoesterase family protein: MKLAIISDPHGSFDDLKAVLESVRRETEHILCLGDLYECHIGKKRRNERFHEVSDVVTYDPDYEALLTFPSLRGNQEERIDEVLVVSHPVKTRISLLPEQTTLDEALFLHGHQLNWSPDWEPIVEKGKYPLVFIGHSHVPGIYRKGRSIPWEIGKPFTLKKKRYVINVGAVIFDREWCLYDTKNRTVTRVKA; this comes from the coding sequence ATGAAGCTCGCCATCATCAGTGACCCGCACGGTTCGTTTGATGATTTGAAGGCCGTCCTCGAGTCGGTCCGGCGTGAGACGGAGCATATCCTCTGCCTCGGCGATTTATATGAATGCCACATTGGCAAAAAGCGACGGAACGAACGGTTCCACGAAGTGTCCGACGTCGTGACGTACGATCCGGATTACGAGGCGCTGCTCACGTTCCCGAGCCTGCGTGGCAATCAAGAAGAACGGATTGACGAGGTGCTCGTCGTGTCGCATCCAGTTAAGACGCGGATTTCATTATTACCGGAACAGACGACGCTCGATGAGGCGTTGTTCTTGCATGGCCATCAATTGAATTGGAGTCCGGACTGGGAACCGATTGTCGAGAAAGGCAAGTATCCGCTCGTCTTTATCGGCCACAGCCATGTCCCGGGGATTTACCGGAAAGGCCGTTCGATTCCCTGGGAAATCGGGAAACCGTTCACATTGAAGAAAAAACGGTACGTCATCAACGTCGGCGCTGTCATCTTCGACCGGGAATGGTGTTTGTACGATACAAAAAACCGGACAGTCACACGAGTGAAGGCATAG